The following proteins are co-located in the Haloplanus sp. HW8-1 genome:
- the arsN2 gene encoding arsenic resistance N-acetyltransferase ArsN2: MTPSVTLHPGTAAPDYVETLLDRNGLPVRDVRAHPEAFHYATVEGERIGVGGLERYDDVGLLRSVAVEAGKRGYGYGSELCEALESKARATGVETLYLLTTTASAFFAAQGYAPIERTTVPDAIRKTTEFAELCPATATCMRKSL; this comes from the coding sequence ATGACGCCCTCGGTCACGCTCCACCCCGGGACGGCGGCGCCCGACTACGTCGAGACCCTCCTCGACCGAAACGGCCTCCCCGTACGGGACGTCAGAGCCCATCCGGAGGCGTTCCACTACGCGACGGTCGAGGGCGAACGGATCGGGGTCGGCGGCCTCGAACGCTACGACGACGTCGGGCTTCTCCGGTCGGTCGCCGTCGAGGCCGGGAAACGGGGGTACGGCTACGGGAGCGAACTCTGCGAGGCCCTGGAGTCGAAGGCTCGGGCGACCGGCGTCGAGACGCTCTACCTCCTCACGACGACGGCGTCGGCGTTCTTCGCGGCACAGGGGTACGCCCCGATCGAGCGGACGACCGTCCCGGACGCCATCCGGAAAACGACGGAGTTCGCGGAGCTCTGTCCGGCGACGGCGACCTGCATGCGAAAGTCGTTGTAG
- a CDS encoding 50S ribosomal protein L16 encodes MSDKPASMYREISKRPYTRREYITGIPGSKIAQHNMGNLQTGPDDYPVHISLEVEEECQIRHGALEASRLSANRRLLKEVGQENYKMVLRKFPHHVIRENKQATGAGADRVSDGMRQAFGKPVGTAARVNANETIFTCYCNPEDAATVKDAFRRSYNKISPPCRIVVEQGEQLLVA; translated from the coding sequence ATGTCGGACAAACCCGCCTCCATGTACCGGGAGATCAGCAAACGCCCGTACACGCGACGCGAGTACATCACGGGCATCCCGGGCTCCAAGATCGCACAGCACAACATGGGCAACCTCCAGACCGGTCCCGATGACTACCCGGTCCACATCAGCCTCGAAGTCGAGGAGGAGTGTCAGATCCGCCACGGTGCGCTCGAAGCCTCGCGCCTGTCGGCCAACCGACGCCTCCTGAAGGAGGTCGGCCAGGAGAACTACAAGATGGTCCTCCGGAAGTTCCCCCACCACGTCATCCGCGAGAACAAGCAGGCGACGGGTGCGGGCGCGGACCGCGTCTCCGACGGGATGCGACAGGCGTTCGGCAAGCCGGTCGGCACCGCCGCCCGCGTCAACGCCAACGAGACGATCTTTACCTGTTACTGCAACCCCGAGGACGCCGCCACGGTCAAGGACGCCTTCCGACGGTCGTACAACAAGATCTCGCCACCGTGTCGCATCGTCGTCGAACAGGGCGAACAGCTGCTCGTCGCCTGA
- a CDS encoding ATP-grasp domain-containing protein produces MLRLAVTTRAETFDRLRDPLADRGIEVAHLAAEGRSIDLSTPPAERFDVGLVFPSCTQAGAALSALHDLSWVNGRETVLTSRNKGGVLATLGAADLPVPETTMIASPVDEDALAAAVADFSWPVVIKPNSTTRGTGVAKATDLDSLLGIADYLDLIHDYRATGDKTFLLQEYLPDARDYRVMVVDGAYAGAVERHLPEADRASGRWKHNVHRGAAATGVDLSPELRDLAERAAAALDAPYLGVDLLVTDERVVVAETNARPTVDAATKYVPDFYDRLASLIRTTADA; encoded by the coding sequence ATGCTTCGTCTCGCGGTGACCACCCGGGCCGAGACCTTCGACCGTCTGCGTGACCCCCTCGCGGATCGGGGCATCGAGGTCGCCCACCTCGCGGCCGAGGGCCGATCCATCGACCTCTCGACGCCCCCCGCCGAGCGGTTCGACGTCGGCCTCGTCTTCCCCTCGTGTACGCAGGCGGGGGCGGCCCTGTCGGCGCTTCACGACTTGTCGTGGGTGAACGGCCGCGAGACGGTGCTGACCTCGCGCAACAAGGGCGGCGTCCTCGCGACGCTCGGGGCGGCGGACCTCCCGGTCCCCGAGACGACGATGATCGCCAGCCCCGTCGACGAGGACGCCCTCGCCGCCGCCGTCGCCGACTTCTCGTGGCCGGTCGTGATCAAGCCCAACTCCACGACCCGCGGGACGGGGGTGGCGAAAGCGACGGATCTCGACTCCCTACTGGGGATCGCCGACTACCTCGATCTGATCCACGACTACCGCGCCACCGGCGACAAGACGTTCCTCTTACAGGAGTATCTGCCCGACGCCCGCGACTACCGGGTGATGGTCGTCGACGGGGCGTACGCGGGTGCGGTGGAGCGACACCTCCCCGAGGCCGACCGGGCGTCGGGCCGCTGGAAACACAACGTCCACCGTGGCGCCGCGGCGACCGGCGTCGACCTGTCGCCGGAGCTCCGGGACCTCGCCGAGCGGGCGGCCGCGGCGCTCGACGCGCCGTATCTCGGGGTGGACCTGCTGGTGACCGACGAGCGTGTGGTCGTCGCGGAGACGAACGCGCGGCCGACGGTCGACGCCGCGACCAAGTACGTCCCGGACTTCTACGACCGGCTGGCGTCGCTGATCCGGACCACGGCCGACGCGTAA
- a CDS encoding Hsp20/alpha crystallin family protein has protein sequence MRGDDRDDPFDDIFDEIERMMNEMTGTAGDGSGFASETHVDVYEEAERIRLVADLPGVEKEGIELKCDGETLTISAASPHREYDERVRLPTRVDEHSASATFNNGVLQVTVDKLGDSAAIDVE, from the coding sequence ATGAGAGGCGACGACCGCGACGACCCGTTCGACGACATTTTCGACGAGATCGAACGGATGATGAACGAGATGACGGGCACCGCCGGCGACGGCTCCGGCTTCGCCTCCGAGACCCACGTCGACGTCTACGAGGAAGCGGAACGGATCCGACTCGTCGCCGACCTCCCGGGCGTCGAAAAGGAGGGGATCGAACTGAAATGTGACGGCGAAACCCTCACGATCAGCGCCGCCTCCCCCCACCGCGAGTACGACGAACGCGTCCGCCTCCCCACCCGAGTCGACGAACACTCCGCGTCGGCCACGTTCAACAACGGCGTCCTCCAGGTCACCGTCGACAAACTCGGCGACTCCGCCGCCATCGACGTGGAGTAG
- a CDS encoding phosphoglycerate kinase, with the protein MFKTLDDIGSGNRVLVRLDLNSPVEDGIVRDNRRFERHARTVRELVETGNRVVVMAHQGRPGRDSFISLDQHADLLAEYVETPVAFVDDVHGEAAIEAIRSLGAGEVLLLENVRMCDDELPEKTPAEHAESAFVRALAPEFDCYVNDAYSAAHRAHASLVGFPLVLPAYAGRVMEAEYEANTSIASREFDGPVTMVLGGAKATDVIDVMSALDEAIDHYLLGGIVGELFLRAAGYDVGYDVGDTELYDHQWADNEARIRELLAERGDRIHLPFDLAYERDDARAEVPVADVKKDQPLLDVGSLTVGRYGNVIEDSAAVFVKGALGVFEDERFADGTVGILESIASTDCFSVIGGGDTSRAIELYGLDEEYFSHVSIAGGAYVRALTGQSLPAVDALRDSECDASGV; encoded by the coding sequence ATGTTCAAGACGCTCGACGACATCGGGTCCGGGAACCGCGTCCTCGTCCGACTGGATCTCAACTCGCCGGTCGAGGACGGCATCGTCAGGGACAATCGACGGTTCGAACGCCACGCCCGGACCGTTCGGGAACTCGTCGAGACCGGGAACCGCGTCGTCGTCATGGCTCACCAGGGACGGCCGGGCCGGGACTCCTTCATCTCGCTCGATCAGCACGCGGACCTCCTGGCGGAGTACGTCGAGACCCCCGTCGCGTTCGTCGACGACGTCCACGGCGAGGCGGCCATCGAGGCCATCCGTTCGCTCGGCGCTGGCGAGGTACTCCTGCTCGAGAACGTCCGGATGTGCGACGACGAACTCCCGGAGAAGACGCCCGCGGAACACGCCGAGAGCGCGTTCGTCCGCGCGCTCGCCCCCGAGTTCGACTGTTACGTGAACGACGCCTACTCGGCGGCCCACCGCGCGCACGCCTCGCTCGTGGGCTTTCCGCTCGTGCTCCCCGCCTACGCCGGCCGGGTCATGGAGGCGGAGTACGAGGCCAACACCAGCATCGCTAGCCGGGAGTTCGACGGCCCCGTGACGATGGTCCTCGGCGGTGCGAAGGCCACCGACGTCATCGACGTGATGTCGGCCCTCGACGAGGCCATCGATCATTACCTCCTCGGCGGCATCGTCGGCGAACTCTTCCTCCGGGCGGCGGGATACGACGTGGGGTACGACGTCGGCGACACCGAACTGTACGACCACCAGTGGGCGGACAACGAGGCGCGGATCCGGGAACTCCTCGCGGAGCGCGGCGACCGCATCCATCTCCCCTTCGATCTGGCGTACGAACGCGACGACGCGCGGGCGGAAGTCCCCGTGGCGGACGTAAAGAAAGATCAGCCGTTGCTCGACGTGGGATCGCTCACCGTCGGTCGCTACGGGAACGTCATCGAAGACTCGGCGGCCGTGTTCGTCAAAGGTGCTCTCGGGGTCTTCGAGGACGAACGCTTCGCCGACGGGACGGTCGGCATCCTCGAATCCATCGCCTCGACGGACTGCTTTTCGGTCATCGGAGGAGGGGACACCTCTCGCGCCATCGAACTCTACGGCCTCGACGAGGAGTACTTCTCGCACGTCTCCATCGCCGGCGGCGCCTACGTCCGGGCGCTCACCGGCCAGTCGCTTCCCGCCGTCGACGCGCTGCGGGACTCCGAGTGCGATGCGTCCGGGGTCTGA
- a CDS encoding type II glyceraldehyde-3-phosphate dehydrogenase — protein sequence MTKVGVNGYGTIGKRVADAVEAQPDMELVGVAKTRPNFEAEAAVRNGYPLYAAVAERADRFAEAGLELAGEVEELVVAADVVVDCTPSGIGAENAARYEAHDTPAIFQGGEDADVADVSFNARANYADAVGADSARVVSCNTTGLARILAPLDETYGVEKARVTLVRRGGDLGQTDRGPIDDILPDPVTLPSHHGPDVNTILPDIDIDTLGLKVPATLMHTHSVNVTLESSPDADDVRDLFADETRLFQIPATADIDGAGKLKEFANDAGRPRGDLWENCIWSESITVEDRDLYLFQAIHQESDVVPENVDAIRALTGDADAAESRATTEDAMGVGIDYGR from the coding sequence ATGACGAAGGTCGGCGTCAACGGCTACGGAACCATCGGAAAACGCGTCGCTGACGCGGTCGAGGCACAGCCGGACATGGAGCTGGTCGGCGTCGCCAAGACCCGTCCGAACTTCGAGGCCGAGGCGGCGGTGCGAAACGGCTACCCGCTCTATGCGGCCGTCGCCGAACGCGCCGACCGCTTCGCCGAGGCGGGGCTCGAACTCGCGGGCGAGGTCGAGGAGTTGGTGGTCGCGGCGGACGTCGTGGTCGACTGTACGCCCTCCGGAATCGGTGCCGAGAACGCTGCCCGCTACGAGGCCCACGACACCCCCGCCATCTTCCAGGGCGGCGAGGACGCGGACGTGGCCGACGTGAGCTTCAACGCACGCGCCAACTACGCCGACGCCGTCGGCGCCGACTCCGCGCGAGTCGTCTCCTGTAACACCACGGGGCTCGCGCGGATCCTCGCACCCCTCGACGAGACCTACGGCGTCGAGAAGGCCCGCGTCACGCTCGTTCGGCGCGGCGGCGACCTCGGCCAGACCGACCGCGGACCCATCGACGACATTCTCCCGGATCCGGTGACCCTCCCCTCGCATCACGGCCCCGACGTGAACACGATCCTGCCCGATATCGACATCGACACGCTCGGGCTGAAGGTGCCGGCGACGCTGATGCACACCCACAGTGTCAACGTGACCCTGGAGTCGTCGCCGGACGCCGACGACGTGCGTGACCTGTTCGCGGACGAGACACGACTGTTCCAGATCCCGGCTACCGCGGACATCGACGGCGCGGGGAAACTCAAGGAGTTCGCCAACGACGCCGGCCGCCCCCGGGGCGACCTCTGGGAGAACTGCATCTGGTCGGAGTCGATCACCGTCGAGGACCGCGACCTCTACCTCTTCCAGGCGATCCACCAGGAGAGTGACGTGGTGCCCGAGAACGTGGACGCGATCAGGGCGCTCACCGGCGACGCCGACGCGGCCGAGAGCCGGGCGACGACCGAGGACGCGATGGGCGTCGGCATCGACTACGGTCGGTAG
- a CDS encoding response regulator, whose protein sequence is MGTRIRVLHVDDDPDFVEMAATFLERADDRFDVVTATSVEEGLERFGATDVDCIVSDHDMPGRTGIEFLERVREANSKFPFILFTGRGSEEIASKAISAGVTEYLQKETGTDQYALLANRIANSVRVFRAETAVTRTEERYHNLVDTAPIPIIVFDRSGEMVYSNDAAVDFLHADSHAELEGWYFVEFLHPDDRTRAAERFERLMEEGTPLPQTEFRLRTVDGEIKTATVATAPGYYRGQKVAQAMAYQ, encoded by the coding sequence ATGGGAACCCGGATCCGCGTTCTCCACGTGGACGACGACCCCGATTTCGTGGAAATGGCGGCCACCTTTCTCGAACGCGCGGACGACAGATTCGACGTCGTGACGGCGACGAGCGTCGAGGAGGGGTTGGAGCGGTTCGGCGCGACCGACGTGGACTGTATCGTCTCCGATCACGACATGCCCGGCCGGACCGGCATCGAGTTCCTCGAACGCGTCCGCGAGGCGAATTCGAAGTTCCCGTTCATCCTGTTCACGGGGCGGGGCTCCGAGGAGATAGCGAGCAAAGCCATCTCGGCCGGCGTCACCGAGTACCTCCAGAAGGAGACCGGGACGGACCAGTACGCACTACTCGCCAACCGCATCGCCAACAGCGTCCGCGTGTTCCGTGCGGAGACGGCGGTGACGCGGACCGAGGAGCGCTACCACAACCTCGTCGATACCGCACCCATCCCGATCATCGTCTTCGACCGGAGCGGCGAGATGGTCTACTCGAACGACGCCGCCGTCGACTTCCTACACGCCGACTCACACGCGGAACTGGAAGGGTGGTACTTCGTCGAATTCCTCCATCCGGACGACAGGACGCGGGCGGCCGAGCGGTTCGAGCGACTCATGGAGGAGGGTACGCCGCTGCCACAGACGGAGTTCCGCCTCCGGACCGTCGACGGAGAGATCAAGACCGCGACCGTCGCGACAGCCCCGGGGTACTACCGGGGCCAGAAGGTGGCACAGGCGATGGCGTACCAGTAG
- a CDS encoding aminopeptidase, with protein MSSPLFEAAETAIHQCMALEADESCAVVTDDERLPIGEALYDVASDVTDDAVLLRYPPGAQHGTEPPAPVAAAMADADVVLAPTTKSLSHTRARKHATDAGARAATLPGVTEDVMIAGLDADYETIARHCSEVLAQVADADEVRITTDAGTDLTVVPGDREWIPDTGIVHELGDFSNLPAGEVFVSPETADGTYVVDGTMMPHGLVDESLRFEVEDGFVTHISDDAVREQVETAREAVGEDAANLAELGIGTNVGVTELVGSVLLDEKAAGTVHVAIGDDASIGGDVEAPLHLDGIIREPTVYADGEVVTLPTTDRREE; from the coding sequence ATGTCCAGTCCACTCTTCGAGGCCGCCGAAACCGCGATCCACCAGTGCATGGCGCTCGAGGCCGACGAGTCCTGTGCCGTCGTCACCGACGACGAGCGACTCCCCATCGGCGAGGCGCTCTACGACGTCGCGAGCGACGTGACCGACGACGCCGTCCTCCTGCGGTACCCGCCGGGGGCGCAACACGGAACCGAACCCCCGGCGCCGGTCGCGGCGGCGATGGCCGACGCCGACGTGGTGCTCGCGCCGACGACCAAGAGCCTGAGTCACACTCGCGCACGCAAGCACGCGACCGACGCCGGGGCTCGCGCCGCGACGCTCCCGGGTGTCACGGAGGACGTGATGATCGCGGGGCTGGACGCCGACTACGAGACCATCGCCCGCCACTGCAGCGAGGTACTGGCACAGGTCGCCGACGCCGACGAGGTCCGAATCACCACGGACGCGGGCACCGACCTCACGGTGGTCCCCGGCGACCGGGAGTGGATTCCCGACACCGGGATCGTTCACGAACTAGGAGACTTCTCGAATCTCCCGGCCGGCGAGGTGTTCGTCAGCCCCGAAACGGCGGACGGAACCTACGTCGTCGACGGGACGATGATGCCTCACGGGCTGGTCGACGAGTCGCTCCGGTTCGAGGTCGAGGACGGCTTCGTCACCCACATCTCCGACGACGCGGTCCGCGAGCAGGTGGAGACGGCACGCGAGGCGGTCGGCGAAGACGCTGCGAACCTCGCTGAACTCGGCATCGGGACCAACGTCGGCGTGACGGAACTCGTCGGTTCCGTCCTACTGGACGAGAAGGCCGCGGGCACCGTCCACGTCGCCATCGGCGACGACGCGAGCATCGGCGGCGACGTCGAGGCGCCCCTTCACCTCGACGGAATCATCCGCGAGCCGACGGTGTACGCCGACGGGGAGGTCGTGACACTCCCGACGACCGACCGGCGAGAAGAGTGA
- a CDS encoding Lrp/AsnC family transcriptional regulator: protein MKDGELDSIDRSILYYLQQDARRTSSSDIAEQLGLSSSTVRTRLNKLEESGIVRGYHIDIDYDLAGYPLYTKIICTAPVTERDSLANRAREVHGVTAVREIMTGKRNVYVNAIGRDHDDLNRIAEELDELGLDIVDEQIIRDEYVCPYHGFLDDEVDEDGSSG from the coding sequence ATGAAAGACGGCGAGCTGGATTCGATCGACAGATCCATCCTCTACTACCTCCAGCAGGACGCCCGCCGGACGTCGTCGAGCGACATCGCGGAGCAACTCGGGTTGTCGTCGAGCACCGTCCGGACACGGCTCAACAAACTCGAAGAGAGCGGTATCGTCCGCGGGTACCACATCGACATCGACTACGATCTGGCGGGCTACCCGCTATACACGAAGATCATCTGCACGGCACCGGTCACCGAACGGGACTCGCTGGCGAACCGGGCGCGGGAGGTGCACGGCGTCACGGCGGTACGAGAGATCATGACCGGGAAGCGGAACGTGTACGTGAACGCCATCGGACGGGACCACGACGACCTCAATCGGATCGCCGAGGAACTGGACGAGCTCGGTCTGGACATCGTCGACGAGCAGATCATCCGCGACGAGTACGTCTGTCCGTACCACGGGTTCCTCGACGATGAAGTCGACGAGGACGGGTCGTCCGGATAG
- a CDS encoding NAD-binding protein, protein MDTDYYVLGDSHLGTEIASRLDALGHAVSVVRLDPDVDDAPSLEGDPPLADVLFDAGVTETSTVVVATPDDGRNLLVAQLVRTRFDVTSVFIVVHTPERSDLVADAGHEPICATTLLADGVVADVRSHLREVDTA, encoded by the coding sequence GTGGACACGGACTACTACGTCCTCGGCGATAGCCACCTCGGTACCGAAATCGCCAGCCGACTGGACGCGCTAGGGCACGCTGTCTCCGTCGTCCGCCTCGACCCCGACGTCGACGACGCCCCGTCGCTGGAGGGCGATCCGCCCCTCGCCGACGTACTGTTCGATGCCGGCGTGACGGAGACGTCGACAGTCGTCGTGGCGACTCCGGACGACGGCCGAAACCTGCTCGTCGCACAACTCGTCAGAACCCGCTTCGACGTCACCAGCGTCTTCATCGTGGTCCATACGCCGGAGCGCTCCGACCTCGTCGCCGATGCGGGTCACGAACCGATCTGTGCGACGACGCTGTTAGCCGACGGCGTCGTGGCCGACGTCCGCTCGCATCTCCGCGAGGTCGACACGGCATGA
- a CDS encoding universal stress protein — protein MKGLERDLGLPSVLAISIGAMIGSGIFILPALALEIAGPAVVLAYLLAGVLVVPAALSKSEMATAMPEAGGTYIYIERGMGPLLGTVAGVGTWFSLSFKGALALVGGVPYLLLLFDLPLQPVALGLATLLILVNVVGAKQTGRLQLGIVVVMLAALGWFAAGSAPSVQSANYAGFFDAGVGGLFAATGLVFVSYAGVTKVASVAEEIEDPGRNIPLGILGSLVFTTVLYVAIVAVLVGITDPGSVAGSLTPVAVAARVTLGQAGVIAVILAAILALVSTANAGILSSSRYPFAMSRDKLAPPSLSTVSERFGTPVTSITLTGAVLLALIAFVPILEIAKLASAFQIIVFALINVAVVAFREGNADYAPEFTSPLYPWMQIFGAITGVLLLTQMGTVALLGALVITVGSVVWYLVYVRPRVRREGVATDAIRRQVGRDALADVESAATDDTHQVLVALTKAVGRERERSLVALAADVVRPHDGRVVVVRFEEIPDQAPLTEGATVQSPADRSFETRVEALAAELDVAIEADEVVSHDTKHAIVNFADHHDMDAIIAEHEPLRLRSRLLGDPVDWVVRHAPCEVLLVDNVGYDAPTNVALSGAGGPYESRTVALADAIATANDGRISLWYPEDEETAKHSRTIDDYQSALSSLLSAPVRSEVARTDGGNHTHPDLLVRAGADHRLRNVLFEDRPAVPNPGCTTVTVYPEVARRPPLPRRLLERVVF, from the coding sequence ATGAAAGGGCTGGAACGGGACCTCGGCCTGCCGTCCGTCCTCGCCATCAGTATCGGGGCGATGATCGGGAGTGGTATCTTTATCCTCCCGGCGCTCGCCCTCGAAATCGCGGGCCCGGCCGTCGTCCTCGCCTACCTCCTCGCCGGCGTCCTCGTGGTGCCCGCCGCCCTCTCCAAATCGGAGATGGCCACGGCGATGCCGGAGGCCGGAGGGACCTACATCTACATCGAACGTGGCATGGGCCCCCTCCTCGGCACCGTCGCCGGCGTCGGTACGTGGTTCTCGCTCTCGTTCAAGGGTGCGCTCGCGCTCGTCGGTGGCGTGCCCTACCTGCTCTTGTTGTTCGACCTCCCGCTCCAACCGGTCGCGCTGGGACTCGCGACGCTTCTGATCCTGGTGAACGTCGTCGGCGCGAAACAGACCGGGCGGCTCCAACTCGGCATCGTCGTCGTCATGCTGGCGGCGCTGGGATGGTTCGCCGCGGGGAGCGCCCCGAGTGTCCAGTCGGCCAACTACGCCGGCTTCTTCGATGCGGGCGTCGGTGGCCTGTTCGCCGCCACGGGGTTGGTGTTTGTCTCCTACGCCGGCGTGACCAAGGTGGCGAGCGTCGCCGAGGAAATCGAGGATCCGGGCCGCAACATCCCGCTCGGCATCCTCGGTTCGCTCGTGTTCACGACGGTCCTGTACGTTGCCATCGTCGCCGTCCTCGTCGGTATCACCGATCCCGGGAGCGTCGCCGGGTCGTTGACGCCCGTCGCCGTCGCCGCCCGGGTGACGCTCGGTCAGGCCGGCGTGATCGCCGTCATCCTCGCGGCCATCCTCGCGCTCGTTTCGACCGCCAACGCGGGCATCCTCTCCTCGTCGCGCTACCCGTTCGCGATGAGTCGGGACAAACTGGCACCGCCGTCGCTCTCGACGGTCAGCGAGCGGTTCGGGACGCCCGTCACGTCGATCACGCTCACGGGCGCCGTGTTGCTGGCGCTCATCGCGTTCGTCCCGATCCTCGAAATCGCGAAGCTCGCGAGCGCCTTCCAGATCATCGTCTTTGCCCTCATCAACGTCGCGGTCGTCGCCTTCCGCGAGGGGAACGCCGACTACGCCCCCGAGTTCACGTCCCCGCTGTACCCCTGGATGCAGATCTTCGGCGCCATCACCGGCGTGCTCCTGTTGACCCAGATGGGAACCGTGGCGCTCCTCGGCGCCCTCGTGATCACCGTCGGGAGCGTCGTCTGGTATCTGGTCTACGTCCGTCCCCGGGTGCGCCGGGAGGGCGTCGCCACGGACGCGATCAGGCGACAGGTGGGTCGGGACGCGCTGGCCGACGTCGAGTCCGCCGCGACGGACGACACCCACCAGGTGCTCGTCGCCCTCACGAAGGCCGTCGGGAGGGAGCGGGAACGGTCCCTCGTCGCGCTCGCGGCGGACGTCGTCCGGCCCCACGACGGGCGCGTGGTCGTCGTTCGATTCGAGGAGATCCCCGATCAGGCGCCGCTCACCGAAGGCGCCACCGTCCAGTCGCCGGCCGACCGCTCCTTCGAGACGCGGGTCGAGGCGCTCGCCGCGGAACTCGACGTCGCGATCGAGGCCGACGAGGTCGTCAGCCACGACACCAAACACGCCATCGTCAACTTCGCCGACCACCACGACATGGACGCGATCATCGCCGAGCACGAACCTCTCCGCCTTCGCTCGCGGCTGCTCGGCGACCCCGTCGACTGGGTCGTCCGACACGCTCCCTGCGAGGTGCTTCTCGTGGATAACGTGGGCTACGACGCCCCGACGAACGTCGCCCTCTCGGGGGCCGGCGGTCCGTACGAGTCCCGTACCGTGGCGCTGGCCGACGCCATCGCCACGGCCAACGACGGCCGGATCTCGCTCTGGTATCCCGAGGATGAGGAGACGGCCAAGCACAGCCGTACCATCGACGACTATCAGTCCGCGCTCTCGTCGCTACTCTCGGCTCCCGTCCGCTCCGAGGTCGCCCGAACCGACGGCGGTAACCACACTCACCCCGACCTGCTCGTGCGGGCCGGCGCCGATCACCGGCTCCGGAACGTCCTGTTCGAGGACCGGCCGGCGGTCCCGAATCCGGGCTGTACGACCGTCACGGTCTACCCGGAGGTAGCTCGCCGGCCGCCGCTCCCCAGGCGGCTGCTCGAACGGGTCGTCTTCTGA
- a CDS encoding HVO_0476 family zinc finger protein, with product MTHPGPDAGDRVALACPSCSTTDPTVHEVLKPGGQVTVRCTACDHVHKERYDPPREVELDVIVSQDDESLSTTVDAPAEETVEVGDEFVVDAPEALMQVRITAIEVAADTRVEEATVEDVGTLWTRAVDNVRVNVTVHPNDGRADASRSIAVSVPGDHEFVVGETVAFGDEEFEITGVQVRDDAPEYRFEKLDHDGDAVFAKDAKRVYGRDATSAAWSAW from the coding sequence ATGACCCATCCCGGACCCGACGCGGGCGACCGCGTCGCACTCGCCTGTCCCTCCTGTTCGACGACGGACCCGACCGTCCACGAGGTGTTGAAACCCGGCGGACAGGTCACTGTCCGCTGTACGGCCTGCGATCACGTCCACAAGGAACGGTACGACCCGCCCCGCGAGGTCGAACTCGACGTGATCGTCTCGCAGGACGACGAGTCGCTGTCGACGACCGTCGACGCGCCCGCCGAAGAGACGGTCGAAGTCGGCGACGAGTTCGTCGTCGACGCGCCCGAGGCGCTCATGCAGGTGCGGATCACCGCCATCGAAGTCGCCGCCGACACGCGCGTCGAGGAGGCGACCGTCGAGGACGTCGGGACGCTCTGGACCCGCGCCGTCGACAACGTCCGCGTCAACGTGACTGTCCACCCGAACGACGGGCGGGCGGACGCCTCACGGAGCATCGCCGTCTCGGTTCCCGGTGACCACGAGTTCGTCGTGGGTGAGACGGTCGCGTTCGGCGACGAGGAGTTCGAGATCACCGGGGTCCAGGTGCGTGACGACGCCCCCGAGTATCGCTTCGAGAAACTCGACCACGACGGCGACGCCGTGTTCGCGAAAGACGCCAAGCGGGTGTACGGGCGCGACGCGACGTCCGCCGCGTGGTCGGCGTGGTGA
- a CDS encoding protein-L-isoaspartate(D-aspartate) O-methyltransferase — protein MDFDRARNDLVDRLIEAGRIDRPATARAMRAVPRHEFVPAERREAAYHDRPLPIGGGQTISAPHMVATMTDLLAPDPGHEVLEIGTGCGYHAAVTSEALGDGTVYSVEYESSLAHEARDRLDRLGYGDGVRVRVGDGHEGWPEHAPYDGAYLTCAPVSIPEPVVEQVRPGGRIVGPVGRGRQVLVSLTRRADGGVDRETHGGVRFVSMRSAEDA, from the coding sequence ATGGACTTCGACCGCGCTCGCAACGACCTCGTCGACCGCCTGATCGAGGCCGGCCGGATCGACCGTCCCGCGACGGCGCGAGCGATGCGCGCCGTCCCCCGCCACGAGTTCGTCCCCGCGGAGCGCCGCGAGGCGGCGTATCACGACCGACCCCTCCCCATCGGCGGGGGACAGACGATCAGCGCCCCGCACATGGTGGCGACGATGACCGATCTGCTGGCGCCCGACCCCGGCCACGAGGTACTGGAGATCGGGACCGGCTGTGGCTACCACGCCGCGGTGACGAGCGAAGCCCTCGGCGACGGGACCGTCTACAGCGTCGAGTACGAATCCAGTCTCGCCCACGAGGCGCGCGACCGACTCGACCGCCTGGGGTACGGCGACGGCGTTCGCGTCCGCGTGGGCGACGGCCACGAGGGGTGGCCGGAACACGCCCCCTACGACGGGGCGTATCTCACGTGTGCGCCCGTGTCGATCCCCGAACCCGTCGTCGAGCAGGTGCGTCCCGGCGGCCGGATCGTCGGCCCGGTCGGTCGTGGCCGACAGGTACTCGTCAGTCTGACCCGGCGGGCCGACGGCGGCGTCGACCGCGAGACCCACGGCGGCGTTCGGTTCGTGTCGATGCGATCCGCGGAGGACGCCTGA